A region of Chloracidobacterium sp. DNA encodes the following proteins:
- the pheT gene encoding phenylalanine--tRNA ligase subunit beta, whose protein sequence is MNISYKWLIDLIDIKPSADEVAEALTRVGLTVEGVHAHGEDFVLDIDLTSNRPDCLSHLGIARELSVIADRELRIADLPHVSNQANESNLISVEAPELCNRFTARIIKNVKVGPSPQWLTKRLEALGERSINNVADITNYVMLELGQPMHAFDLDKLAGNRIVVRRASKGEQIMTLKDVECELDETILAICDAEKPVAIAGIVGGLDSSITDDTVNVLLEVAYFKRENIRATSRKLNLATEASYRFERGVDIENLIRASNRATELICELASGEAGEFIDIYPTIFTATRIESKDISAAVDRLTGLQVAKEECNRILQKLGIKSTEPSIYLSPSWRHDIAIEEDLVEEVARHAGYENIANELPPAFHAGEYQLTESRKRLIRQTLADIGFDEAISYSFIDTGFDYKFETVPGLLDEKVSEQFVTLQDSVIEGALRMRPSSLPGLLEAVRHNINHQRRDVKLFEIGKCFAAPSQKDGLPNEQELLSLVVTGGDMNQYRAMPAKELDFYDAKGAVEAALNAAGFEDAEFVPAEVNHLRTGQSASILLGGRSIGYFGRLNDELSDTYKFKKQPVYVAEINLHILFGIDLAPLLYQPLSRFPVVTRDVSFIAPKIVTFNDIRATVNEGNFVLCRNIQFVDDFDKGMAENERSITVRFEYGSDERTLVEEEVEAVHQQILANIEQKLAIKPRF, encoded by the coding sequence ATGAACATCAGCTACAAATGGTTAATAGATCTGATCGATATCAAACCGTCCGCCGATGAGGTGGCCGAGGCTTTGACGCGCGTTGGGCTGACGGTCGAGGGTGTGCATGCGCACGGTGAGGATTTTGTTCTCGATATTGACCTTACATCAAATCGTCCCGATTGTCTGTCGCATCTTGGTATTGCGAGAGAACTCTCTGTGATTGCAGATCGCGAATTGCGGATTGCGGATTTACCACACGTATCTAATCAGGCAAATGAATCGAATCTTATTTCTGTCGAAGCTCCTGAACTTTGTAATAGATTCACGGCACGCATCATTAAAAACGTAAAAGTCGGCCCGTCACCGCAATGGCTGACAAAAAGACTAGAAGCCCTCGGCGAACGTTCGATAAATAACGTCGCGGACATAACCAATTACGTCATGCTCGAACTCGGCCAGCCGATGCATGCGTTTGATCTCGACAAGTTGGCTGGAAATCGCATCGTCGTTCGTCGTGCGAGCAAAGGCGAGCAGATAATGACACTCAAAGATGTAGAGTGTGAATTAGATGAAACCATCTTAGCCATTTGCGATGCCGAAAAACCGGTTGCAATCGCTGGCATCGTTGGTGGACTTGATTCAAGTATTACAGACGACACGGTTAATGTGTTACTTGAGGTTGCGTACTTTAAACGCGAGAATATCAGGGCAACTTCAAGAAAGCTCAATCTCGCGACGGAAGCAAGCTACAGATTTGAGCGCGGCGTTGACATTGAAAATTTAATTCGAGCGTCTAACCGAGCCACTGAATTGATCTGTGAACTCGCGAGCGGTGAGGCAGGTGAGTTTATAGACATCTATCCGACTATTTTTACTGCGACTCGGATCGAATCAAAAGATATTTCGGCCGCCGTAGACCGTTTAACTGGGTTACAGGTTGCAAAGGAAGAATGCAATCGTATTCTGCAAAAGCTCGGCATCAAATCAACCGAGCCATCTATCTACCTATCGCCTTCGTGGCGGCACGACATTGCTATTGAGGAAGACCTTGTAGAAGAAGTTGCTCGCCACGCCGGTTACGAGAACATCGCCAACGAGCTTCCGCCTGCCTTTCATGCCGGCGAATATCAACTCACAGAATCGCGTAAGCGACTTATTCGTCAGACGCTTGCGGACATCGGTTTTGATGAAGCAATTTCCTATAGTTTTATCGACACCGGTTTCGACTATAAATTTGAAACCGTGCCGGGACTGCTCGATGAGAAGGTTTCTGAACAGTTTGTGACATTGCAGGATTCTGTTATCGAAGGAGCCTTGCGAATGCGGCCGAGCTCTCTTCCCGGTTTGTTGGAAGCAGTTCGACACAACATTAATCACCAGCGACGCGACGTTAAACTTTTTGAGATAGGTAAGTGTTTTGCTGCGCCGTCGCAGAAAGACGGTTTGCCAAACGAACAAGAGTTGCTTTCGCTCGTGGTTACCGGTGGCGATATGAACCAATATCGTGCAATGCCGGCAAAGGAATTGGATTTTTATGATGCAAAGGGGGCTGTGGAAGCCGCTCTTAATGCTGCCGGCTTTGAAGATGCGGAGTTTGTTCCTGCGGAAGTAAATCATCTTCGCACTGGACAGTCAGCGTCGATTCTTCTGGGTGGAAGATCGATCGGCTACTTTGGCCGTTTGAATGACGAGCTTTCTGATACATATAAGTTTAAGAAACAACCCGTGTACGTCGCCGAAATTAACCTGCACATTCTTTTCGGCATTGACTTAGCTCCTCTTTTGTATCAACCACTTTCGAGATTTCCAGTTGTAACGCGGGATGTATCATTTATTGCTCCTAAAATAGTCACATTTAATGATATCCGAGCAACAGTTAACGAAGGAAATTTTGTCCTTTGTCGAAATATTCAATTTGTTGATGATTTTGACAAAGGGATGGCTGAAAATGAGCGTTCGATCACGGTGAGATTTGAATATGGCAGCGATGAACGCACTTTGGTCGAAGAAGAAGTTGAGGCCGTACATCAACAAATTCTTGCAAATATTGAACAAAAATTGGCAATAAAACCTCGCTTTTAA
- a CDS encoding cell division protein ZapA: MTEQTVRVEIYNQTYSIRSDGDNQYILDLADYVDSKMREISSGTLTVDSLKVAILAALHIADEFYQLKNTQAQNDAQLATRSSECSELLDRILKHRSDVTHDIATEQ, translated from the coding sequence ATGACGGAACAGACTGTTAGAGTAGAGATTTACAATCAGACCTACAGCATTCGCTCTGATGGCGATAATCAGTACATTTTGGATCTGGCAGACTATGTTGACAGTAAGATGCGTGAGATATCATCCGGGACGTTGACTGTTGATTCGCTCAAGGTAGCGATACTTGCTGCCCTGCATATTGCCGACGAGTTTTACCAACTTAAAAATACTCAGGCACAAAATGATGCCCAGTTGGCGACGCGAAGTTCCGAATGTTCGGAATTACTTGATCGAATCTTGAAACATCGCTCTGACGTGACTCATGACATCGCCACCGAACAGTGA